From a region of the Podospora pseudopauciseta strain CBS 411.78 chromosome 7 map unlocalized CBS411.78m_7, whole genome shotgun sequence genome:
- the DTR1 gene encoding Dityrosine transporter 1 (EggNog:ENOG503NVV1; COG:S): protein MVRFELTVQIGRSRQSSHRASSSQSRSRSRSRTRHSRPHSPEDRIPLVERVPPPARDDDPASISLPPSPTDNTPEKKSLPLGLRSSHQHLSTSNNESLTNGPPPADEPPGLNPSPKQDGSRSYTDFSPLRRKFILSVITIAGFFGPLAGGIYLPALPVLEKEFNVSPTAINVTVSVFMMTFAFGPLFWSTFADWKGRRPLYLISLAIYILANVLLAVVPANYGALVFLRVVQAFGSASVVSMGAGTVADITEPKKRAFAMSIFLMGPQCGPVLGPVLGGALAEANWRWIFGFLAISSGILWLVILSSLPETLRARVGGGRIYTERPIFFWPPSMSSPLAPSWERGPPPPIPTLKGYWNLFIYPPIGIVSFNTAMLYSTYFAIAVQLPTELSQRYKWGPSGIGAGFLAVGIAMIVGSLLGGRASDWRRARAAEQLPEDTKIDPEFRLVDQIWGVLICVLGTLLYGWMVDGSKHPAAVLFATFLTGFGMNWVFVTTTAFLTECVAQQAAGAFALGNLLRNPGAAIVSVITPTLVAKMGSGWCFTGLAVLDLLLVGTAVIVLRLKCPGWRADRAAKMQLAGKKAGGPAAVP from the exons ATGGTAAGGTTTGAGCTCACCGTCCAGATAGGACGCTCTCGACAATCTTCGCACAGAGCATCTTCCTCTCAGTCCagatcaagatcaagatcaCGCACCCGCCATAGTCGCCCCCATTCTCCCGAAGACAGAATCCCTCTAGTTGAACGTGTTCCCCCTCCTGCTCGTGATGATGATCCGGCCTCGATATCCCTGCCTCCTTCCCCGACAGACAATACTCCCGAGAAAAAATCTTTACCTTTAGGTCTCCGATCCTCCCATCAACACCTTTCCACGTCCAATAATGAGTCTTTAACGAATGGCCCGCCACCAGCAGACGAGCCGCCGGGCCTGAATCCGAGTCCGAAGCAGGATGGGTCTAGGTCTTACACCGATTTCTCCCCTCTCCGTCGAAAGTTCATCTTGTCTGTTATAACGATTGCTGGATTCTTCGGGCCATTGGCGGGAGGCATATATCTTCCTGCCTTGCCGGTGCTAGAAAAAGAGTTCAATGTTAGCCCAACCGCCATCAATGTGACGGTTTCAGTGTTCATGATGACTTTTGCGTTCGGT CCGCTATTCTGGTCCACTTTTGCAGATTGGAAGGGTCGCCGTCCATTGTACTTGATAAGCCTTGCCATTTACATCTTGGCGAACGTGCTTCTTGCTGTAGTACCAGCAAACTACGGAGCACTGGTGTTTTTGAGGGTCGTGCAGGCGTTTGGCAGTGCTAGTGTTGTTAGCATGGGGGCAGGGACAGTTGCTGAC ATCACGGAGCCGAAGAAGCGAGCATTCGCAATGAGCATTTTTCTCATGGGCCCTCAATGCGGTCCTGTCCTGGGTCCCGTGTTGGGTGGTGCATTGGCAGAGGCGAACTGGAGATGGATTTTCGGGTTTCTTG CGATTTCTAGCGGCATACTTTGGCTTGTgattctctcttctctccctGAGACTCTTCGCGCCCGCGTGGGCGGAGGCCGTATCTACACAGAACGGCCCATCTTCTTTTGGCCCCCTTCCATGTCTTCACCTCTCGCGCCGAGCTGGGAAAGGGgtcctccaccgcccatcCCAACCCTCAAAGGGTATTGGAACCTGTTCATTTACCCTCCCATCGGCATCGTCAGCTTCAACACTGCTATGCTTTACTCTACCTACTTCGCCATTGCCGTACAACTTCCGACCGAGCTGAGTCAGCGATACAAATGGGGCCCATCGGGAATCGGCGCTGGCTTTCTGGCGGTAGGAATTGCTATGATTGTGGGGAGTTTGCTTGGTGGTAGAGCCTCAGActggagaagggcgagggcAGCAGAGCAACTGCCAGAGGACACCAAGATTGATCCAGAGTTTAGACTTGTGGACCAGATCTGGGGCGTGTTGATTTGTGTGTTGGGGACTCTGCTGtatggatggatggtggatggTAGCAAACATCCAGCAGCAGTTTTGTTTGCCACATTTTTGA CCGGATTTGGGATGAATTGGGTCTTTGTCACCACTACAGCATTCTTGACCGAATGTGTTGCTCAACAGGCGGCAGGAGCGTTTGCGCTGGGAAACTTGCTGAGAAACCCCGGGGCTGCCATTGTGTCGGTGATAACACCAACACTGGTGGCCAAGATGGGGAGTGGATGGTGCTTTACGGGGCTGGCGGTCTTGGATCTGCTCCTGGTTGGAACTGCGGTTATTG TTCTCAGACTAAAATGCCCTGGCTGGCGTGCGGATAGGGCGGCCAAGATGCAGCTGGCTGGCAAGAAAGCCGGAGGTCCGGCGGCTGTTCCTTAA
- a CDS encoding uncharacterized protein (COG:S; EggNog:ENOG503NW2D): MVHVVLPALIPDIKRVYDSYFAAFHHDPMGEIMLNILFPGGNVNSPEFREEHAKGTLAWWHQSDSQYTYKCVDTDNGDIVGMGLMDVILRRRSVEERAFQGVPWLQGEAKERAEKVLKPLHDMREQLFGDQQYIYAHVIGVLPEHQGKQAGAALAGWGLSFVDYTNLPMYFEASPSSVGLYEKLGYERLKETIVHKAETLGTATDISVPLMVKMPKSAGGMSFYEWKEKGYPKFNAATPASKKQKL; encoded by the exons ATGGTCCACGTcgtcctccccgccctcatTCCCGACATCAAGCGCGTGTATGATTCCTACTTTGCCGCCTTCCACCATGACCCCATGGGCGAGATCATGCTCAACATCCTCTTCCCCGGAGGCAATGTGAACTCACCAGAGTTCCGTGAGGAACACGCCAAGGGTACCCTCGCTTGGTGGCATCAGTCTGATTCCCAATACACCTACAAGTGCGTCGACACCGACAATGGCGACATTGTCGGCATGGGTCTCATGGATGTGATTCTGCGTCGCCGCTCCGTGGAGGAGCGCGCCTTCCAAGGTGTTCCATGGCTCCAAGgcgaggccaaggagcgCGCTGAGAAGGTTCTCAAGCCCCTTCACGACATGCGTGAGCAGCTTTTTGGCGACCAGCAATACATCT ATGCCCACGTCATCGGTGTCCTCCCCGAACACCAGGGCAAGCAGGCCGGTGCCGCCCTTGCTGGCTGGGGTCTCAGCTTCGTCGACTATACCAACCTGCCCATGTACTTTGaggcctcgccctcctcggtCGGCCTCTACGAGAAGCTGGGCTACGAGCGTCTCAAGGAGACCATCGTTCACAAGGCCGAGACGCTCGGCACTGCCACTGATATCTCGGTGCCTCTCATGGTCAAGATGCCCAAGTCTGCCGGTGGCATGAGCTTTTATGagtggaaggagaagggctACCCCAAGTTCAACGCTGCCACTCCGGCCtccaagaagcagaagctcTAA
- a CDS encoding uncharacterized protein (EggNog:ENOG503Q3U6; COG:C), whose amino-acid sequence MAEKPPQRMTLLHRLRKAILFLRLVGYGLRTYYNFFSRSLSAKIANRLAKSDASIGPDDVKNIVIVGAAFSGLYAARLLAGAVPRDGRYRIVVIEPNSHFNFTWVFPRFCVVEGHEHKAFIPYSPDFFDMGPKGLVQWVRDRVTSLTRENVLLRSGEVIPYEYLIIATGSNVADGLPSRAGVEDKEEAIELLKAMQERVKNASHIVVAGGGAAGVETATDAKDRYPGKSVTIVHSRQALMHRFGNGLQQGTSEAMERLGVNVILNEKVLPESGDGKFITLSSGRKIECDCFPASGIVASLAPNTIAPSGHIRVKPNLQIDDDSLPNVYVCGDVAQAEVRNPNSRVAARQAEICADNVVRAVKGKKPKYVFTEGFGDGVIKLTLGLDRSITQYFDGKSELLFPAEEPDLDLMCKGTWAAMGARPFEDTGVYSE is encoded by the exons ATGGCCGAAAAACCACCACAGAGGATGACGCTGCTCCATCGGCTGCGAAAGGCCATCCTGTTCCTCAGGCTGGTGGGTTATGGTCTTCGCACGTACTACAACTTCTTTTCCCGCAGTCTGTCGGCCAAGATTGCGAACCGGCTCGCAAAGTCGGACGCATCCATCGGTCCAGACGACGTTAAAAACATTGTCATTGTTGGAGCTGCCTTCTCGGGCCTCTACGCTGCGCGCCTCCTGGCCGGCGCCGTGCCCCGAGATGGCCGCTACCGCATCGTCGTGATCGAGCCAAACAGCCACTTCAACTTCACCTGGGTCTTCCCTCGCTTTTGCGTCGTCGAAGGCCATGAGCACAAAGCCTTCATTCCCTACAGCCCCGACTTTTTTGACATGGGGCCCAAGGGGCTGGTGCAATGGGTACGTGACCGTGTGACCAGTCTCACAAGGGAGAACGTGCTCCTGCGGAGTGGAGAGGTGATCCCGTACGAGTATCTTATCATAGCCACCGGATCCAACGTCGCCGATGGTCTTCCGTCCCGCGCCGGCgtggaggacaaggaggaggcgattGAGCTGCTGAAAGCAATGCAGGAGCGCGTCAAGAATGCCAGCCACATTGTCGTCGCCGGAGGTGGCGCTGCGGGCGTCGAAACGGCCACGGATGCAAAGGACCGATATCCGGGCAAGTCTGTCACCATTGTGCACTCTCGGCAGGCCTTGATGCACCGTTTCGGCAACGGACTGCAACAGGGTACCTCGGAAGCCATGGAAAGACTGGGCGTCAACGTCATCCTCAACGAGAAGGTGCTTCCAGAGTCTGGAGACGGAAAGTTCATCACACTGAGCTCGGGACGAAAGATTGAGTGCGACTGCTTC CCCGCCTCCGGCATCGTCGCGAGCCTCGCGCCGAACACAATCGCCCCGTCTGGTCACATTCGGGTCAAGCCCAACCTTCAAATCGACGACGATTCCCTTCCGAATGTATATGTCTGCGGTGACGTCGCCCAGGCCGAGGTGCGGAATCCCAACTCGCGAGTGGCGGCGCGCCAGGCCGAGATCTGCGCCGACAACGTGGTGCGGGCCGTTAAGGGCAAGAAGCCCAAATACGTCTTTACCGAGGGGTTTGGCGATGGCGTGATCAAGTTGACTTTGGGTTTG GACCGGTCCATCACGCAGTATTTCGATGGCAAGTCGGAGCTTCTGTTCCCTGCCGAAGAACCCGATCTTGACCTCATGTGCAAGGGAACCTGGGCTGCCATGGGAGCAAGGCCTTTTGAGGATACTGGCGTGTACTCTGAGTGA
- a CDS encoding uncharacterized protein (COG:S; EggNog:ENOG503NW3R) → MAKNLFPSASSQPVPCLRCAYPALDSDVSQDGDMIQQEVGAVNEHDERKHRRHACARMRTRAVMAYNHHERPSQTETGREGTGGNGHTSICWRHRQGKDRDVKRIFSSFQLATVVSKQQQSDIDTDTMATPYSGPKNSLQASKPVVVGVYGIPGCGKSSMLVELKNRLGEEQFSFHEGSQAIASLLPGGLAAFHQASQDEKARYRELAINAIANEATKNQKVAVVAGHFMFWSEKDQQYHRVCTKADLETYTHVIYLDTAADIVSLRRQDDKGRERPTITPARLDDWAKTEKRELQRLCRSSGILFIALSEAERGALSVRIINLLLDFQHHCSQHNLRLVQNRLDSISLRSGFTMDCKQPCTMLVLDADKTLATQDTGKLFWEVMLKKNLLDPSSLEGKCEDPLTTLFSSQLGYSYTAFRQATLLYEQYSDEQVFEGVCRNIASLVKMHPAMVSLLQTAERKRNVSAVVVTCGLRRVWEIVLDNHGLMGTVKVIGGGRISDGFVVTAQVKASLVERLQNMYGLYVWAFGDSPLDIPMLRAADEAIVVVGEQYVQSRSMETHLLQAIDSGNFCPRQVLLPETAAPRLDVERLPLVNIESSEFLFEISRQRDHRRQPTAEHHIVHATGRAAAKLLTTATRDARVSGPALREAHRLVGRYLATELLPDVVGTEEYEIPHVQGHQTLGHRVKNEKKTAIVPLMRGGEPMAFVMCFRLPIFLHAKRPEDVEARHLLGLETVLLVDSVVNTGKSIVEFVRHIRGLNSRVGIVVMAGVVQAKAVAAGPEGVLHQLHQAEPKVDVVALRLSDNKFTGKGVTDTGARLFNTTELE, encoded by the exons ATGGCCAAAAATTTGTTCCCCAGTGCATCGTCTCAGCCTGTCCCGTGTTTGCGCTGTGCATATCCAGCTTTGGATAGTGACGTGAGCCAGGATGGTGATATGATTCAACAAGAGGTGGGAGCGGTGAATGAACATGACGAAAGAAAGCACCGGAGACACGCATGTGCGAGAATGCGCACCAGGGCTGTCATG GCCTACAACCATCACGAGAGGCCGAGTCAAACTGAGACTGGAAGGGAGGGAACGGGAGGGAATGGACACACGAGTATATGTTGGCGTCACCGGCAAGGAAAAGATAGAGATGTTAAACGCATATTCTCATCGTTCCAGCTCGCCACCGTTGTttccaagcagcagcaaagtgATATTGACACCGACACGATGGCGACTCCATATTCAGGACCCAAAAACTCTCTTCAAGCCAGCAAACCAGTCGTGGTCGGTGTGTACGGCATCCCTGGCTGTGGCAAGTCGTCCATGCTAGTCGAGTTGAAGAACAGGCTGGGCGAGGAGCAATTCAGCTTTCATGAAGGCTCCCAAGCTATTGCCTCTCTGCTTCCAGGAGGCCTTGCCGCTTTCCACCAGGCCAGCCAGGACGAGAAAGCGCGCTATCGTGAACTTGCGATCAATGCCATTGCAAATGAGGCCACCAAGAACCAAAAGGTTGCCGTTGTTGCCGGTCATTTTATGTTTTGGTCCGAGAAAGACCAGCAGTACCATAGGGTCTGCACCAAGGCCGACCTCGAAACCTATACCCACGTCATCTACCTCGACACGGCGGCAGATATCGTTTCGCTGCGCCGTCAAGACGACAAGGGGAGAGAGCGGCCCACAATAACTCCGGCTCGCTTGGACGACTGGGCCAAAACGGAAAAGAGGGAGCTCCAGCGGCTGTGTCGTAGCAGCGGCATCCTGTTCATTGCGTTGTCTGAAGCAGAAAGGGGGGCTCTGTCGGTGAGGATAATCAACCTTCTTCTGGACTTTCAGCACCATTGCTCCCAACACAACCTACGGCTTGTGCAGAATCGCCTAGACAGCATCAGCCTCAGGTCGGGCTTCACGATGGATTGCAAGCAGCCGTGCACAATGCTGGTATTGGATGCCGATAAAACATTGGCTACTCAGGATACGGGCAAGCTTTTTTGGGAGGTGATGCTGAAGAAGAATCTACTCGATCCGAGCTCGTTGGAAGGAAAGTGCGAAGATCCTTTGACCACGCTCTTCAGCAGCCAGCTGGGATACTCGTACACAGCCTTTCGCCAGGCAACATTGCTCTATGAACAATACTCCGATGAGCAGGTCTTTGAGGGGGTTTGCCGGAACATAGCGTCCCTGGTAAAGATGCATCCAGCAATGGTTTCCCTGCTGCAAACAGCTGAGCGCAAGAGGAATGTCTCAGCAGTGGTGGTAACGTGCGGTCTGCGGCGTGTTTGGGAGATCGTCCTGGACAATCACGGGTTGATGGGGACAGTCAAAGTCATTGGCGGAGGGCGCATTTCGGACGGGTTTGTGGTCACAGCCCAAGTCAAGGCGTCGCTGGTTGAGCGGTTGCAAAACATGTATGGCCTCTATGTGTGGGCCTTTGGAGATAGCCCTTTGGACATTCCCATGTTGCGCGCAGCGGACGAGGCTATTGTAGTGGTAGGAGAGCAATATGTGCAGAGCAGAAGCATGGAAACGCACTTGCTCCAGGCCATCGACTCGGGTAACTTTTGTCCGCGACAAGTCTTGCTACCAGAGACTGCAGCACCGCGCCTGGATGTTGAAAGACTTCCCCTTGTCAATATCGAGAGCTCCGAATTTCTTTTCGAAATATCCCGTCAACGTGACCACCGACGTCAGCCAACTGCCGAACACCACATCGTTCATGCCACAGGCAGAGCTGCTGCCAAGCTTCTGACAACAGCCACGCGTGACGCAAGAGTTTCGGGGCCGGCACTGCGGGAGGCACATCGACTCGTGGGGCGGTATCTTGCAACAGAGCTATTGCCGGATGTCGTTGGCACTGAGGAGTACGAGATTCCGCACGTTCAGGGGCATCAGACACTTGGCCATCGCGTAAAGAACGAGAAGAAGACAGCGATTGTGCCCCTTATGCGCGGGGGCGAGCCCATGGCATTCG TGATGTGCTTCCGCTTGCCAATTTTTCTCCATGCCAAAAGGCCAGAAGACGTCGAAGCGCGTCACTTGTTGGGGCTCGAGACGGTACTGCTGGTCGACTCGGTGGTCAACACTGGCAAAAGCATTGTCGAGTTTGTGCGACACATTCGCGGCCTGAATTCCAGAGTAGGTattgtggtgatggctggGGTTGTCCAGGCCAAGGCGGTTGCTGCCGGTCCTGAGGGAGTCCTCCACCAACTGCATCAAGCTGAGCCGAAGGTGGACGTTGTGGCCCTTCGGCTATCCGACAACAAGTTCACGGGGAAAGGGGTGACTGACACGGGGGCGCGCCTGTTCAACACGACCGAGTTAGAATAG
- a CDS encoding uncharacterized protein (COG:S; EggNog:ENOG503PG0S), whose protein sequence is MKYITALLAAAVAGVVAHEGHDHTTLGDYVPECSLKCLSDARKSATTCKDDTELECFCILENYRAIYDASVACVMVACGQDVAVAEVLPSVISMCDEVAPMSTTIGGGTLELPTDSASSSAGPAATPTTTDDAAPAETSAPGSGAAGLTAGLVGAALPLAMVALL, encoded by the exons ATGAAGTACATCACCGCTCTCCTCGCTGCCGCCGTTGCCGGTGTTGTTGCCCACGAGGGTCACGaccacaccaccctcggTGACTACGTTCCCGAGTGCTCGCTCAAGTGCCTCAGCGACGCCCGCAAGAGCGCCACCACCTGCAAGGACGACACCGAGCTCGAGTGCTTCTGCATTCTCGAAAACTACCGTGCCATCTACGATGCCAGCGTTGCCTGCGTCATGGTTGCCTGCGGTCAGGACGTTGCTGTCG CTGAGGTCCTTCCCTCTGTCATCTCCATGTGCGACGAGGTTGCTCCCATGAGCACCaccatcggcggcggcaccctGGAGCTCCCCACCGACTCTGCTTCGTCCAGCGCTGGTCCTGCTGCCACCCCTACCACGACCGACGATGCCGCCCCTGCCGAGACCAGCGCTCCCGGCTCTGGCGCCGCCGGCCTCACCGCCGGCCTCGTCGGTGCCGCTCTCCCCTTGGCCATGGTCGCCCTCCTCTGA
- a CDS encoding uncharacterized protein (EggNog:ENOG503NW0J; COG:U): MATEKQPASLSADEGVSPVVEERGHSSADLEKDAISSDAQAGVQAIEAAQLVWPKSHLIGAYVFIWLIYFVTSLQEVCARAYSPFVTSTFSSHSLTPVVYIVSSILGGVSKLPLAKILDIWGRPQGMALMLLIWTIGFVMMAACKNVTQYAAAYVFSTVGAQGISYCITVFVSDTTSLKNRGLMLAYATSPYIVTTWAGGPIADRFIMNGGPGWRWGMGMWAIVTPVIVTPLILIFIYNQHRAEKMGLIQPRQFGKITFTRVKEAVIQMDLLGIFILGVGLSMFLVPIAIYKYQADEWRSPLIICLLIFGGLLVAGFVAYEKWLAPVNFVPAHLLRHPNVLLAGIMLTLIFASAMVWGNFFSSMCMVAWNTTVTEATYISNIYRTGMCFASIPLGWAIRKTRRFKWVAVYYSLPLMLLGIGLMIEFRRPDVNIGYIVMTQIFASFAAGPLVVASELAMMSQVTHNQMAAILAILDLFGSVGTAVGSTVASAVWTNVFPGAIRDRLPQLTDMQVTSISGSMYTQLGYRKGTPIRLGISWAYHDAQQVLLIISMVMIGCGWILTWFWKNTRLSDKQSQQ; the protein is encoded by the exons ATGGCCACGGAGAagcagccagccagcttGTCGGCGGATGAGGGCGTTAGTCCCGTCGTCGAAGAGAGAGGACACAGCTCTGCGGACCTAGAGAAAGACGCCATCTCCAGCGATGCTCAGGCTGGTGTGCAAGCCATCGAGGCCGCGCAGCTCGTCTGGCCAAAGTCGCACCTCATTGGAGCCTATGTCTT CATCTGGCTCATCTACTTTGTCACGTCGCTGCAGGAGGTGTGCGCCAGGGCGTACAGCCCCTTCGTTACCAGCACCTTCTCTTCACACAGTCTGACTCCCGTGGTGTACATTGTCTCAAGCATTCTTGGTGGCGTCTCCAAGCTGCCCCTGGCCAAGATTCTTGACATTTGGGGTCGGCCGCAGGGCATGGCTCTCATGCTCCTCATCTGGACGATTGGCTTCGTCATGATGGCTGCGTGCAAGAATGTTACGCAGTACGCGGCCGCCTATGTGTTTTCCACCGTTGG TGCGCAGGGCATCAGCTACTGCATCACCGTCTTCGTTTCCGACACGACCAGCTTGAAGAACAGAGGTCTGATGCTCGCCTACGCCACCTCCCCCTACATTGTGACGACCTGGGCCGGCGGTCCCATCGCCGACAGATTCATCATGAACGGAGGTCCTGGCTGGAGATGGGGCATGGGCATGTGGGCCATCGTCACGCCTGTGATTGTCACCCCCTTGATTCTCATCTTTATTTACAACCAGCACCGTGCTGAAAAGATGGGTCTCATCCAGCCGCGCCAGTTTGGAAAGATTACCTTTACCCGCGTCAAGGAGGCTGTGATTCAGATGGATCTCCTCGGCATCTTTATCCTCGGCGTCGGTCTCTCCATGTTCCTTGTTCCCATTGCCATCTACAAGTATCAAGCCGACGAATGGCGCTCACCGCTCATCATCTGCCTTCTCATCTTTGGCGGTCTCCTCGTGGCCGGCTTTGTTGCCTATGAGAAGTGGCTCGCCCCTGTCAACTTTGTCCctgcccacctcctccgccaccccaACGTTCTCCTGGCCGGCATCATGCTCACCCTCATCTTTGCCAGCGCCATGGTCTGGGGCAACTTCTTCTCGTCCATGTGCATGGTCGCCTGGAACACCACCGTGACCGAGGCCACGTACATCTCCAACATTTACCGCACCGGCATGTGCTTcgcctccatccccctcggATGGGCCATTCGAAAGACTCGTCGCTTCAAGTGGGTTGCCGTCTACTACTCGCTGCCGCTAATGctcctcggcatcggccTGATGATTGAGTTCCGCCGCCCCGACGTCAACATTGGCTACATTGTCATGACGCAAATCTTTGCTTCGTTTGCCGCCGGGCCCTTGGTTGTCGCATCCGAGCTCGCCATGATGAGCCAGGTCACCCACAACCAGATGGCtgccatcctcgccatcctgGACCTCTTTGGTAGTGTAGGCACGGCAGTTGGCTCCACTGTTGCGTCGGCCGTTTGGACCAACGTGTTCCCCGGGGCCATCCGGGACAGGCTTCCCCAGCTGACCGACATGCAAGTCACCAGCATCTCTGGAAGCATGTACACGCAGCTCGGCTACCGCAAAGGCACACCCATCCGTCTCGGCATCTCATGGGCCTATCACGACGCGCAGCAAGTCTTGTTGATTATTAGCATGGTTATGATAGGCTGCGGCTGGATATTGACATGGTTCTGGAAGAACACCAGGTTGTCAGACAAGCAGTCCCAGCAGTAG
- a CDS encoding uncharacterized protein (EggNog:ENOG503NWJI; COG:E), whose protein sequence is MSPQAATGAAAVVAAPEIRASSGNDSDDADGLLEAMGYKAELVRTRSTWHVAFMSFVLASIPYGLATTLYYPLQGGGPAVVIWGWVIVSLIILCVAASLGEITSVYPTAGGVYYQTFMLAPAKIRRLSAYICGWCYVVGNITITLAVQFGTTLFYVACVNVFTNSEGEEIWGAETYQIWLTFLAITLLCNAISAFGNRHLPLLDTFAVFWTFAGILAILITVLAVAKEGRRSAEYAFTHFEPTSGWPAGWSFMVGLLHAGYATSSTGMVISMCEEVQHPATQVPKAMVITILINTIGGLLFLVPLMFVLPDLALMVQLAQPVPAILKSAVGSEGGAFALLVPIMVLGILCGTACTTAASRCTWAFARDGAIPGSKWWKVVNTKLDVPLNAMMLSMAIQIILGAIYFGSPVAFNAFSGVGVISLTLSYAAPIAVSMLEGRAQVRGGKFFLGKFGWLCNIIALAWSALALPLFCMPALLPVTPETVNYAPAVLVGFVAIAAAWYAVWGHKNYRGPPTESLGVQPVSRDGGVVPGLSSGPQQASEPSIKKD, encoded by the exons ATGAGCCCACAAGCCGccaccggcgccgccgccgttgtgGCCGCCCCCGAGATACGGGCGTCGTCCGGCAACGACTCTGACGATGCCGATGGGCTCCTCGAGGCCATGGGCTACAAGGCCGAGTTGGTGCGCACTCGTTCCACTTGGCATGTCGCCTTCATGTCCTTTGTGCTCGCCTCGATCCCCTACGGTCTCGCTACGACGCTCTACTATCCGCTCCAGGGCGGCGGCCCGGCCGTTGTCATTTGGGGCTGGGTCATTGTCTCCCTGATCATTCTCTGTGTCGCCGCTTCGCTGGGAGAAATCACAAGCGTGTATCCCACCGCCGGAGGTGTCTACTACCAGACCTTTATGCTTGCGCCCGCAAAGATTCGCAGGCTCAGCGCCTACATATGCGGCTGGTGCTATGTCGTcggcaacatcaccatcactctTGCTGTGCAGTTCGGAACCACCTTGTTTTATGTTGCCTGCGTCAATGTCTTCACCAActccgagggcgaggagatcTGGGGCGCCGAGACATACCAGATCTGGCTGACCTTTTTGGCCATCACTTTGCTGTGCAATGCCATCTCGGCCTTTGGCAACCGTCACTTGCCCCTCCTCGAT ACCTTTGCCGTGTTCTGGACCTTCGCCGGCATCCTTGCCATCCTCATTACCGTCCTCGCCGTTGCCAAGGAAGGCCGCCGCTCCGCCGAATACGCCTTCACCCACTTTGAGCCCACCTCCGGCTGGCCTGCCGGCTGGTCGTTCATGGTCGGCCTCCTTCACGCCGGGTATGCCACCTCGTCTACCGGTATGGTCATCTCCATGTGCGAGGAGGTCCAGCATCCCGCCACTCAGGTCCCCAAGGCCATGGTTATtaccatcctcatcaacaccattgGCGGGCTCCTGTTCCTCGTGCCGCTCATGTTTGTTCTTCCCGACCTGGCGTTGATGGTGCAGTTGGCACAGCCTGTCCCGGCCATCCTCAAATCTGCCGTTGGCTCCGAAGGGGGTGCCTTTGCCCTCCTGGTTCCCATCATGGTTTTGGGTATCCTTTGCGGTACCGCCTGCACAACCGCTGCTTCGCGCTGCACGTGGGCCTTTGCTCGCGACGGTGCCATCCCCGGTTCCAAGTGGTGGAAGGTGGTCAATACCAAGCTGGATGTTCCCCTCAACGCCATGATGTTGTCCATGGCGATTCAGATCATTCTGGGTGCCATCTACTTTGGATCTCCTGTAGCGTTCAACGCCTTTTCCGGCGTGGGTGTCATTTCCCTGACCCTCTCGTATGCCGCCCCTATCGCCGTGTCCATGCTCGAGGGCAGAGCCCAGGTGAGGGGCGGCAAGTTCTTCTTGGGCAAGTTTGGCTGGCTCTGCAACATCATTGCTCTGG CCTGGTCCGCCCTCGCCCTTCCGCTCTTTTGCATGCCTGCCCTGCTTCCTGTCACTCCCGAGACGGTCAACTATGCTCCTGCTGTCTTGGTCGGCTTCGTGGCCATCGCGGCTGCGTGGTACGCCGTCTGGGGTCACAAGAACTACCGCGGCCCCCCTACCGAGTCCCTTGGTGTCCAGCCCGTGTCTCGGGATGGCGGTGTCGTTCCGGGCTTGTCTTCTGGTCCTCAGCAAGCGTCTGAGCCATCCATCAAGAAGGACTAA